The window GGTTGACTTTTAATAATCTGACAAGTAGTAAATCCATCTATTCCTGGCATCATTACGTCCAGCAAAACTAAATCTGGATTAGCAACTTCCAACTTTTCGATCGCGCTTTGACCATCTTTGGCAACTAAAATTCTAAATCCCTGGTCTTTCAATAGATCGTAAAGAAGTTTAATATTAGTAGGATTATCATCAACAATTAGCAGTGTATTAGGTTCTGGTAATTTCATATTTCTAATTTCCTCAATAATGACAATTTAAATAAATCCCTTGTTTCTTTGATTGAAAAGCTTATATATATTGTTACTTTGTCTCTCCTATCATTTCGTAAAAGTAGCTAAGTGTAATTTACATTATTTGAATAAAATTAGCCCAAAAGTATAGATAATTTAAGGATAATTTAAGCAAAACGGAAACGTAATGAAATAATCCTTATTTGTCCTCTAAATTTAATAGTACACCAAATCCAGATTGATATAAAATATCTGTGCAATTGACCTTAATCAAATAAGACTACTTACTGAGTCGCTAAATCAGTGATTTTGGGTACTGACGGATGAAGAATCTGAAATCTCTGTGTTAATGTTACAGTACATAAGTGCTATGAGAGATAAAAATTAGCAATGGGAATAAAACTAATACAGGATGGTGGAAATAATCATTACAGGGACAAATAAGTTAAAAAGCTTTGTCAGCATCTTTATTCCTGCTTTTTCTTCTGTTAACCTTCTTATACTAATTACTTTCACGCCTTATTAATCACCTATCAGCAACTACTAAATACCAATTATGTTTTTAACTCAAACTGTTTCCCGTCAAAGAGATATTGCTGAAGTTGTTTTCCGCAATGGTTGGGGTTATATGCGGGGTTTGTTGACTGGTGGTAGCACAGAAAACCCACAGTTGCCCACTCCGGCTGTTTTACGGAAAATTTTCATAGAATTAGGGCCTGTTTATGTCAAATTAGGACAATTGTTGAGTACCCGTCCCGATCTTTTACCAGCATCATATATTGAAGAATTATCAAGCTTACAAAGTTCAGTTCCTGCTGTTTCTTGGCAAGAAATGGAAGGAGTTTTGCGAAAAGAATTAAAACAGCCATTAGAAGAAATTTTTAGTTTTGTGAATACCGAACCGATCGCAGCCGGATCGATCGCGCAAACTCATCGTGCTAAATTAATGGATGGACGAGAAGTAGCCTTAAAAATTCAGCGCCCCGGAATTGATGTAATCATTGAACAAGATACATTTTTAATTCGAGGTTTAGCGGAATTAGTCGATCGCACAGAAATCGGACAAACTTACGACATCAAAGGTTTAGCCGACGAATTTACCAAAGCTTTAAGAGACGAATTAGACTTTACCTTAGAAGCCAGCTACACTAAACAGCTGCGACAAAATATGTCCACCAGTCGCTGGTTTAACCCCCAAGAATTAGTCATCCCTGAAGTTTATTGGGATTTAACCACCCGCAAATTATTAGTATTAGAATGGTTAGACGGAGACCCACTTTTAACCGCTACTTTTAATCAAGAAAATACCATTCCTCCAGAAGATAAAAGAAGGGAAATCACTAGATTATTATTTCGCGCTTTTATTCAACAACTTTATGTAGATGGATTTTTTCACGCCGATCCTCACCCCGGCAATTTCTTCTATTTAAAAGACGGTCGAATTGCGTTATTAGATTGCGGTTTGGTTGGGCGTTTAGACCCTCGCAGCCAGCGCATTTTAACCGAAATGATTTTAGCAATTGTTGACATGGACGCACAACGTTGCACTCAATTAACTCTACAATTAGCTGATTCTGCCGAACCTGAAAAGTTAGTAAATTTGGAAATTTCTTATGAACGAATGTTGCGGAAATATTACAACTTAAGTTTATCTAAAATTAGTTTTGCTCAGGTATTTTATGAAGTGTTACAGATAGCTAGAGAAAATAAAATTAGATTACCTAGTAATATGGGTTTATATGCAAAAACTGTGGCTAATCTAGAAGGATCGGCTAGACTTTTCGATCCAGAAGTAAATTTGTTAGATGAAATTAAACCATTAATGACAGATTTATTTCAACGTCAATTATTAGGAGAAAATCCCGTACAAACCTTATTAAGAGCAGCTTTAGATATTAAAAGTTTGTCGTTAGAATCTCCTCGACAAATTGAGTTACTTTTAGATAGATTGAGTTCTGAATCTTTGAAGTGGAATTTAGCTATTAAAGACTTCGATGGATTGCGGCGAAGTTTAGATGTTTCCGCTAATCGGTTGTCTTTTAGTATTGTAGTTGGTTCGTTAATTATTGGTGCGGCGATTATTTCTTCTCAAGGGCAAACGAGTCAGTTTTCGGTTTTGAGTAATGCTTTATTTGGGGTGGCGAGTTTTTTGGGTTTGTGGTTGATTATTAGTATTTTAAGGTCGGGAAGATTGCGATCTTAGGGTTTAATTAAAATTGCGAGCAATAGCAGCAAAGAAGCTACATAGAATTAATTATTGGAATAATCGAGCTTAGTTTATTCATTTCTTATGTTTAATAAACATAGATTAATATGTTATATAAAAAAAGAAATCCCTCCTAATTAACCTTTAGATTTAAAGCTATAGTTGTTTTGTTGATATTCTTGATTTCTTTTTGGCTTATGAACTTGCAGAATATTCCATTGCCTCAGCATGGTGTAGCCAGGTCGTTTTCCCAGAAAGCAGGTTTAGTAACTGCACTAATTGGTATCATCACTCTCATCGGTTGGTTGTTTAGAATCGAATTACTGACCAGCGTATTTCCGGGATTGCCACCAATGAGAATAAATTCCGCAATCGGATTTATTTTTTGTGGTGCTTCTTTATGGTTTTGGCATCAGTCACAAGTTCCAAATATTAGTTATGCTAAAGTTAGGCGATCGCTTTCTTTTATCTTCAGTATTATAGTTTTTTGCTTAGCTTTATTTACATTAATTCAGTTTTCATGGCACATCAATCTAGGAATTAATGAACTATTAATCAAAGACTTGAATCCGCATATTTCTGAGAAATATTCAGGACGCATTCCCCTATCGGTAGCATTAAACTTTATGATGCTCAGTACAGCCTTAATCTTATTAGATTTGGAGATTTATAACCTGTCTCAGGGATTAGCTTTTAGTAGTTGTTTAATTGCTCTTATTGGGCTATCTGGATATATTTACCAAGTAGAATATTTTTATAGTTTTTTTTCTGGCGGTAGCGCGGCATTGACAGCAGTTATTGCTTTTTGTATCTTATCTTTAGGAATTTTATTTGCCTGTCCCGATCGAGGTTGGATAAAAGTTATTACTAGTCCATACTCAGGCGGAATTATTGCTCGACGCTTGTTACCATTAGTGATAGGTTTACCCTTAATTTTGGGCGGTTCAATTATTATCACTCAGCGTAATAATTTACTCCCTGTAGAAGTTAGCATTATCCTGC is drawn from Phormidium ambiguum IAM M-71 and contains these coding sequences:
- a CDS encoding ABC1 kinase family protein, whose product is MFLTQTVSRQRDIAEVVFRNGWGYMRGLLTGGSTENPQLPTPAVLRKIFIELGPVYVKLGQLLSTRPDLLPASYIEELSSLQSSVPAVSWQEMEGVLRKELKQPLEEIFSFVNTEPIAAGSIAQTHRAKLMDGREVALKIQRPGIDVIIEQDTFLIRGLAELVDRTEIGQTYDIKGLADEFTKALRDELDFTLEASYTKQLRQNMSTSRWFNPQELVIPEVYWDLTTRKLLVLEWLDGDPLLTATFNQENTIPPEDKRREITRLLFRAFIQQLYVDGFFHADPHPGNFFYLKDGRIALLDCGLVGRLDPRSQRILTEMILAIVDMDAQRCTQLTLQLADSAEPEKLVNLEISYERMLRKYYNLSLSKISFAQVFYEVLQIARENKIRLPSNMGLYAKTVANLEGSARLFDPEVNLLDEIKPLMTDLFQRQLLGENPVQTLLRAALDIKSLSLESPRQIELLLDRLSSESLKWNLAIKDFDGLRRSLDVSANRLSFSIVVGSLIIGAAIISSQGQTSQFSVLSNALFGVASFLGLWLIISILRSGRLRS